A portion of the Desulfomicrobium macestii genome contains these proteins:
- a CDS encoding ABC transporter ATP-binding protein produces the protein MNTTTDTLRPVPSLAETWRRMQLAAGKQAPCLRRSMLFSVLSAVVQGLAFAAFYPLLAAMLATPANLSQAAWWLAFLSLCTAADGVLRWKAREFDYSSALADVTHDLRVSLGKQLRRMPLEELYRKRTGELSAVLAGNVDEVITPMGMISSTFITSIITPAVALIATAFVDWRMALAMLVLVPLATPVYRRRRGNAGQKMRILAEAHARTSAELIEYAQGLPVLRATGQTGARSTRLRESLEHLRSVQEKAQLRDVKSSLLASSVVQIGLILAMILGVWFILTGSLDVAALTALLVVVARFAEPLAITFNLADAFDYMEAGFEQVEQLLAVPPLPVPTPARTPETFDIHFENVRFCYADTCHPVLDDISFTLPQRSLTALVGPSGSGKTTITRLIMRYADPQNGTVRIGGTDLRDMEPETIMRHVSVVFQDVYLFDDTILNNIRMGRADATDAEVEDAARAAHCHEFISRLPEGYETRVGDIGGCLSGGERQRISIARAILKNAPIVILDEPTAALDTESEVAVQRAIDVLVQDRTVIVIAHRLSTIVGADTILVLDAGSVVEQGKHRELLKADGRYRAMWNAQGLAKDWHLHSALPQTINREETACPQPTA, from the coding sequence ATGAATACAACTACCGACACTCTCCGTCCCGTTCCCTCTCTGGCCGAAACCTGGCGGCGCATGCAGCTCGCAGCCGGAAAACAGGCTCCGTGCCTGCGCCGGAGCATGCTCTTTTCCGTACTCTCGGCCGTGGTTCAAGGGCTGGCCTTTGCCGCCTTCTACCCTCTACTGGCAGCCATGTTGGCCACACCCGCCAACCTGTCCCAAGCGGCCTGGTGGCTGGCCTTTCTGAGCCTGTGTACCGCCGCCGACGGGGTGCTACGCTGGAAGGCGCGAGAGTTCGACTATTCCAGCGCCCTGGCCGACGTGACCCACGACCTGCGCGTGAGCCTCGGCAAGCAGTTGCGGCGCATGCCCCTTGAAGAGCTGTATCGCAAACGCACGGGCGAACTTTCGGCCGTCCTGGCCGGCAATGTCGACGAGGTCATCACGCCCATGGGGATGATCTCCTCGACATTCATCACCTCCATCATCACCCCGGCCGTGGCCCTGATCGCAACGGCCTTCGTGGACTGGCGCATGGCACTGGCCATGCTCGTGCTCGTACCCCTGGCCACGCCGGTATATCGTCGTCGTCGCGGCAACGCCGGGCAAAAAATGCGAATTCTGGCCGAGGCCCATGCCCGCACCTCCGCCGAACTAATTGAATATGCCCAAGGTCTACCCGTCCTGCGAGCCACGGGCCAGACCGGAGCCAGGTCCACGCGTCTGCGGGAGTCCCTGGAGCATCTGCGCTCGGTTCAGGAAAAGGCCCAGCTGCGTGACGTGAAGAGCAGTCTTCTGGCCTCGTCCGTGGTTCAAATCGGCCTCATCCTGGCCATGATCCTGGGCGTGTGGTTCATCCTGACCGGAAGCCTGGACGTCGCCGCCCTGACCGCCCTTCTCGTGGTCGTGGCCCGTTTCGCCGAACCCCTGGCCATAACCTTCAATCTGGCCGACGCCTTCGACTACATGGAAGCCGGTTTCGAACAGGTTGAGCAACTCCTGGCCGTGCCGCCCCTGCCCGTGCCGACTCCGGCCAGGACGCCCGAAACCTTTGACATCCACTTTGAAAACGTGAGGTTCTGCTACGCCGACACTTGCCACCCCGTTCTGGACGACATCAGTTTCACCCTGCCCCAACGCTCGCTCACGGCCCTGGTCGGCCCGTCCGGATCGGGCAAGACCACGATCACGCGCCTCATCATGCGCTACGCCGACCCGCAGAACGGAACCGTGCGCATTGGCGGCACGGATCTTCGCGACATGGAACCCGAGACCATCATGCGCCACGTGTCCGTGGTCTTTCAGGATGTCTACCTCTTCGACGACACCATTCTGAACAACATCCGCATGGGCCGCGCCGACGCCACCGACGCCGAAGTCGAGGACGCGGCCAGGGCCGCCCACTGCCACGAATTCATCTCCCGCTTGCCCGAGGGCTACGAGACCCGAGTCGGCGACATCGGCGGCTGCCTGTCCGGAGGCGAGCGGCAGCGCATCAGCATCGCCCGAGCCATCCTCAAGAACGCGCCCATCGTCATCCTGGACGAACCCACGGCGGCGCTGGACACCGAAAGCGAGGTCGCGGTGCAGCGGGCCATCGACGTCCTGGTCCAGGACAGGACCGTCATCGTCATCGCCCACCGCCTCTCGACCATTGTCGGCGCGGACACCATTCTGGTCCTGGATGCAGGAAGCGTGGTCGAACAGGGTAAACACCGAGAATTGCTGAAAGCCGACGGCCGTTACCGAGCCATGTGGAACGCCCAGGGCCTGGCCAAGGACTGGCATCTGCACAGTGCATTGCCACAAACCATCAATCGCGAGGAGACCGCATGTCCACAACCCACGGCCTGA